The window CGCCGCCGCCGCCGTGCTCGCGCTCGGTGGGGGCTGCGCCTGGCTCCTGCTCGGCCGCGGCCTGCGCCCCCTGCGGGACATCACCAGGACCGCGGCGGCGATCGCCGACGGCGATCTGGAACGCCGGGTGCCGCATGGCCGGTCGCGTACCGAGACCGATCGCCTCGCCGCCGCCCTCAACGTCATGCTCACGCAGATCCAGACCGCCTTCGAGGGCCGCCGACGCTCGCAGGAGCGCCTGCGGCAGTTCGTCGCCGACGCCTCGCACGAGCTGCGCACACCGCTGACCTCGGTGCGCGGTTACGTCGACATGCTGCGCCAGGGCATCGTGCCGCCGTCGGGCGCGGACGACGCGCTTCGCCGCGTGCAGGACGAGACCCGTCGGATGAGCACCCTCGTCGACGACATGCTCTACCTCGCCCATCTCGACGAGGCCCGGCCGCTCGAACGCGCCACCGTCGACCTTGCCGCCATCGTCCGGGACGCCGCCGCCGACGTCGCCGCGGTCGAGCCGGATCGCCCGCTGTCCGTGCGGGTGCCGCCGGAATGCCTTGTCGTCGGAGATTCGGATGCGCTGCGGCAGGTGATGGGCAACCTGCTGACCAACGTCCGCGTCCACACCCCGCCCGGCACCCCCGCCGAGATCTCCCTCAGCGCCGTCGGCGGCGAGATCCTGCTCGAGGTCCGGGACGAGGGGCCGGGCGTGCAGGCGGCCGACCTGGACCGGATCTTCGACCGTTTCTACCGTTCCGACGCCGGCCGGGAGCGTGGCCGCGGCGGCAGCGGCCTGGGGATGTCCATCGTCGCCGCCGTCGCCGCCGCCCACGGCGGCCGCGCCGAGGTCGCGAGCGCTCCCGGGCAGGGGCTGGCCGTCCGGGTCACGCTGCCCGGTTCCTGAACGGACCCGCGTCGGACCCGCACGCCGCTCGACCCTGGCTCACATCTCGTCCGCATGAACGGGCGGTCTGCTCGGTGTCATGCGGAAACCGGTGGGTGGGTTCGGATCGGCGAGTTGTCTGCCCGCGCGACGGGTGGTCATCGCGGGCGGCGGAGCCTGGTGGCGGGGCAGATGGCAGATCAGATGGCGGTGGCTCGCCGCGGCGCCGCTCGTGGTTTCGGCCGCCCTCCTGCTGACCGACCGTCTGCTGGTTCGCGTCGCCGAGCACCGCCTGACCAACCGGCTGGGCTGCATGGGCACGTTGACGGGAACTCGATCCGTGCATATCGACGGATTCCCCTTCCTGACGCAGCTCGGCGCCGGTCATTTCCGGACCGTGACGGCGACGGCCGACGGCTTCGGCCGAACCGACCGGCTGACCGAACTCGCCGTGACGTTCCACGACGTCCACGTCCCGGTCTGGTCGGCCATCTTCGGCCGTCCGGCGGCGGGTTCGCCCACGGTTGGCTCGGTCTCGCTGACGGCCGTTCTGCGCCTCGGCTCCGACGGGCCGGGCGGCCGGTTGGCGCGCCTGCTCGGGTCCGGGCCGCTGGCGACCGGCCACCCGGCGGTGGCCGCGGCGGTGGCCGGGCGCCCGTCAGCCGCCGTCCTGCCACCGGGCGCGCACCTCGACGGCGTCGAACCGGTGCCTGGCGGACTGCGGCTCGCGGTCACGATGCCGGGAGCCGCGCTGGCCGGCATGGACGGTGCGGACGGACGGATATGCCGTGGCTGACACCACGTCCTGCGACACCACGTCCTGCGATACCACGGCGCCCAGCACCACGGCACCAGGTCCCGGGGCGCCGCGCGTCGCCTGGCGGCTCGTCGCCCGGCGGGGCAGGTCCGCGCGCGACCGCGGCGCCAGGCTGCTCCTGATCATCACGGCGCTGCTGGTCCTGCGCGGGGTCCAGGCCGCCGTCGCCGGGCTGACCGTGCTGGTCGTGACGGTGTCGCGGTTCGAGCACCCAGCCCCCACGCTGCACCTGGCCCGGCTCGCCGAGGTCGAGCCCGCGCCGATGAGCGCCGTCACCGCGCTGACCATGATCCTGGTGGCCACGGGTCTCGCTGCCGTTCTGCTGCCCCGCCGCCATCCGTTCGCCGCGTTCGCCGGGATCAAGGCGTTCGCACTGGTCGCCGCGTCGGCGCTCGCCGTCCTGTTCACGGCCGAGCCGGTCAGCATCCGGGCCGCCGTCGCCGGCTGTGGCATCGGCATCGTCGCCCTGTTCTGGCCAGCGGCGCGGGACGCGGCCGGGCGGGTACTGGCCGCGGTGGGCCTGCCGCACCCGCACGGCCGAGCCGGTGACCTCCTCCTCGCCGTGAAGATCGCGCTACTGGTGGCGGTCGTCGTCCTTCCCTTCTGACAGCCAGCCCTCTTCTGACAGCTCGCGCGCGCAGTACCGCGCGCGGCGTCCAGCCGTCGTTCCTGCCCGCGGACCTTGCCGGTCCTGACCAGACCCGACCTCGACGCACCCAGACGGTCATGAGACCACCACTCGATCAAGGAGACACGCGACATGCGCCCCACGGCTTCTTCTCCCCCGCCCTTCTCTCCCCCGCCCGTCTCGGCCTCGTCGCCCGGGAGCGTCCCGGCGACCGCGCCACGCGGCGTGCACGAGGTTCCCGGGCCGCCCGGCGGCATGGTCGCGGCCGTCCGGCGGCTGCGCGCCGATCCGCTGGCGCGGTTCCCTGAGCTGCGCCGCGACTACGGGCCGCTGGTCCGGCTGGCCAGCTGGCCGGTGTCCGCCTTTCTCGTGTCCGACCCGGACGCGATCGCCGACGCTCTGGTAGGCGGCCACCGCCTGTACGCAAAGGGGGCCGTGGTTCGCGGCCCCGGCTCGCGCACGACCGTCACGCAGCCACTGACATACCTGCTCGGCCAGGGCCTGCTGACCAGCGCGGGCGATACCCATCTTCGCCAGCGCCGGCTGATCCAGCCGCTGTTCCACAAGCAGCGGATCGCCGGTTACGGCGAGCAGTTCGTCGCGTTGGCAGACGCTGCCGCCGCGACCTGGCGGGACGGCCAGCGGCTGGACCTGCACGCGGAGATGACCGAGATGACGTTGGCGATCGTCGCCAGGACGCTGTTCGACGTCGATGTCGACGATCGCATCATCGACGTGGTGCGGACCGCCGTCGGCGAGAACATGCCGGCCGCGCGGCGCGCCAGCCTGCCCGGCTTCCAGCGTCTGGAGCGGCTCCCGCTCCGAGCGGCGCAGCGACGTCAGGAGGCCCGTCTGGCGCTCGACAACGCGGTGTTCGAGATGATCGCCGCCCGGCGCCACGCCGCCACCACCGGCGCTACCGGTGCCGCCGGCACTGACCTGCTGTCGCTGCTGCTGCACGCCCAGGACGCCGACACCGGCGAGCGGATGGACGACTCCCAGATCCGCGACGAGGCGATGACCCTCCTGCTGGCCGGCCACGAGACGACCGCGAACGCGCTGGCGTGGACGTTCCATCTGCTCGGCGGCGAGCCGGCGGTGGCCGCCAGGCTGCACGAGGAGGTCGACGCTGTCCTCGGCGGCCGGCCACCCACGATCGACGACCTGCCCCAGCTTGCTTACACCAACGCGGTGTTCTCCGAGTCCATGCGGCTCTACCCGCCGGTCTGGGCGATGGGTCGCCATCTCGTCGCGGACCACGAGGTGGCCGGATACCTGCTGCCCGCCGGATCGACCCTGGTCTTCAGCCAATGGGTGATGCACCGGGACGAGCGCTGGTGGCCGGATCCCGACCGCTTCGACCCGACGCGCTGGCTCGACAAGGCGACGGCGCACGACCGCCCCCGCTTCGCCTATTTCCCGTTCGGCGCCGGATCTCGCCAGTGCATCGGTAACAGCTTCGCGGTCGCCGAGGGGGTCCTGACGCTGGCCGCGATCGCCCGCCACTGGTCGTTCACCCCGGCCGCGGACACGCCGGTCGTGCCCGAGCCGCTGGTCACGCTGCGCCCCAAGGGCGGCCTGCCGATGGTGGCCCACCGCCGCGGGGGTGTCAGCTGAGGAGACCTGGCCAGTTCCGGTTTCGTCACACGGTTCTCACATCCAGCTCGCAGCCACGGCGCATCCACCGCGGGTGGGATCACCGCACTGGACGCCGCCCAGGCTGGCGTCCGCCAAGCGTCGTCGTCAGTTCGGAGAATGATGTGAACAGTCGGAACTGGGTTCGCGGCCGCTCGATCGCGCTCGCAGGCGGGCTCCTGCTGGCCGTATCCGGGTGCCGCGCCAGCGCCGGACCATCGCCGGG of the Pseudofrankia saprophytica genome contains:
- a CDS encoding sensor histidine kinase, with product MTLRARLMLGLLALLAVCLAVAGTASALALRSHLIDQADDQLRGAQNLISTRGVSTLTRLAPLFGGVGLQRAVAPTEFVIELRQPGGSTMTLTGGTDQPAAGARLLTSVTDLDRRIAAATPFTIETADGRYRALVTALPGGVTDLVALPMRPIEDTIGRLLLVETVAAAAVLALGGGCAWLLLGRGLRPLRDITRTAAAIADGDLERRVPHGRSRTETDRLAAALNVMLTQIQTAFEGRRRSQERLRQFVADASHELRTPLTSVRGYVDMLRQGIVPPSGADDALRRVQDETRRMSTLVDDMLYLAHLDEARPLERATVDLAAIVRDAAADVAAVEPDRPLSVRVPPECLVVGDSDALRQVMGNLLTNVRVHTPPGTPAEISLSAVGGEILLEVRDEGPGVQAADLDRIFDRFYRSDAGRERGRGGSGLGMSIVAAVAAAHGGRAEVASAPGQGLAVRVTLPGS
- a CDS encoding LmeA family phospholipid-binding protein: MRKPVGGFGSASCLPARRVVIAGGGAWWRGRWQIRWRWLAAAPLVVSAALLLTDRLLVRVAEHRLTNRLGCMGTLTGTRSVHIDGFPFLTQLGAGHFRTVTATADGFGRTDRLTELAVTFHDVHVPVWSAIFGRPAAGSPTVGSVSLTAVLRLGSDGPGGRLARLLGSGPLATGHPAVAAAVAGRPSAAVLPPGAHLDGVEPVPGGLRLAVTMPGAALAGMDGADGRICRG
- a CDS encoding cytochrome P450; the encoded protein is MRPTASSPPPFSPPPVSASSPGSVPATAPRGVHEVPGPPGGMVAAVRRLRADPLARFPELRRDYGPLVRLASWPVSAFLVSDPDAIADALVGGHRLYAKGAVVRGPGSRTTVTQPLTYLLGQGLLTSAGDTHLRQRRLIQPLFHKQRIAGYGEQFVALADAAAATWRDGQRLDLHAEMTEMTLAIVARTLFDVDVDDRIIDVVRTAVGENMPAARRASLPGFQRLERLPLRAAQRRQEARLALDNAVFEMIAARRHAATTGATGAAGTDLLSLLLHAQDADTGERMDDSQIRDEAMTLLLAGHETTANALAWTFHLLGGEPAVAARLHEEVDAVLGGRPPTIDDLPQLAYTNAVFSESMRLYPPVWAMGRHLVADHEVAGYLLPAGSTLVFSQWVMHRDERWWPDPDRFDPTRWLDKATAHDRPRFAYFPFGAGSRQCIGNSFAVAEGVLTLAAIARHWSFTPAADTPVVPEPLVTLRPKGGLPMVAHRRGGVS